The following proteins are encoded in a genomic region of Rubrobacter xylanophilus DSM 9941:
- a CDS encoding ECF transporter S component: MTTGSGSGSAFGLGVRQIVVAGILGGIAILLGATRIGFIPVPNLSGNATIMHVPAVLGGALEGPVVGLLAGGIFGFYSWLYAEVPLFKDPIIAVGPRLLIGVVAWAVFVALRRVNLDLASAAAGVFGSLTNTVGVLGLGVLLGYLPAAAVVPIVPQAIVEAVLAAVVTVVVVRGVTLFRSGRTTAPEVKDEERRY, from the coding sequence ATGACGACGGGATCGGGGAGCGGTTCGGCGTTTGGGCTGGGGGTGCGGCAGATCGTGGTCGCCGGGATCCTGGGGGGGATAGCGATCCTGCTCGGGGCGACCCGGATAGGGTTCATCCCGGTGCCGAACCTCTCGGGGAACGCGACGATCATGCACGTTCCGGCGGTCCTGGGCGGTGCCCTGGAGGGGCCGGTGGTGGGGCTGCTGGCCGGCGGGATCTTCGGCTTCTACTCCTGGCTGTACGCCGAGGTGCCGCTCTTCAAGGACCCCATCATCGCGGTGGGGCCGCGGCTGCTCATCGGGGTGGTGGCCTGGGCGGTGTTCGTGGCGCTCCGGCGGGTGAACCTGGACCTCGCCTCCGCCGCGGCCGGGGTCTTCGGCTCGCTCACCAACACCGTCGGGGTGCTGGGGCTCGGGGTGTTGCTCGGCTACCTGCCGGCGGCGGCCGTGGTGCCCATCGTCCCGCAGGCGATCGTCGAGGCGGTGCTCGCGGCGGTCGTCACGGTCGTCGTGGTGCGGGGGGTCACCCTCTTCCGCAGCGGGCGGACCACCGCCCCCGAGGTCAAGGACGAGGAGCGCCGGTACTAG
- a CDS encoding SDR family NAD(P)-dependent oxidoreductase gives MHDYRSMFDLSGKDALVVGAGSGIGRAGAEALAAFGARVLCADVDAGAARKTAEGIAGAGGRAEPLELDMTDTASVEAAAARAGTPDALVCTPSINVRKPLLSLTDEEFDRVVDLNLKGTFRVIRRFAPGMAERGSGSIVAFSSIRAQTVEPGQGVYAATKAGTVQMLRALAAELGERGVRVNAIAPGIVETPLTDQIKDSPEWYEAYARKTALARWAKPHEIAGMIVYLASDASSYVTGALMFVDGGWTAVDGRYMPPLPAV, from the coding sequence CATCGGGCGGGCCGGGGCGGAGGCGCTGGCCGCCTTCGGGGCCCGGGTCCTCTGCGCCGACGTGGACGCCGGGGCGGCCCGGAAGACGGCGGAGGGCATAGCGGGGGCCGGGGGGAGGGCCGAGCCCCTCGAGCTGGACATGACGGACACCGCGAGCGTCGAGGCCGCCGCGGCCCGGGCCGGCACCCCGGACGCGCTGGTGTGCACGCCCTCCATCAACGTGCGCAAGCCGCTGCTGTCCCTGACCGACGAGGAGTTCGACCGGGTGGTGGACCTGAACCTCAAGGGGACCTTCCGCGTGATCCGGCGGTTCGCCCCCGGGATGGCCGAGCGCGGCTCGGGGAGCATCGTGGCCTTCTCCAGCATCCGGGCCCAGACCGTCGAGCCCGGCCAGGGCGTCTACGCCGCCACCAAGGCCGGGACCGTGCAGATGCTCCGGGCCCTGGCCGCCGAGCTGGGGGAGAGGGGCGTCCGGGTGAACGCCATCGCCCCCGGTATCGTGGAGACCCCGCTCACCGACCAGATAAAGGACAGCCCCGAGTGGTACGAGGCCTACGCCAGAAAGACCGCCCTCGCCCGCTGGGCGAAGCCCCACGAGATCGCCGGCATGATCGTCTACCTCGCCTCCGACGCCAGCTCCTACGTGACCGGGGCGCTCATGTTCGTGGACGGCGGCTGGACCGCCGTCGACGGGCGCTACATGCCGCCCCTGCCCGCAGTTTGA